A part of Halobaculum sp. MBLA0143 genomic DNA contains:
- a CDS encoding DUF3179 domain-containing protein: MHRRSFLAGVVAAALAGCAGRGGDETATRTDTATAAATETATETDTATPRAVSGDVRQVAGVDLPVPDEQLARGAGVDSIPAITDPEFGTDWSGVSVTVRSRMTGEEETREPRLRGDDQVVGVVRDGEARAYPLRVLNWHEVVNDTFGGPLLVTFCPLCGSGVTAVREVDGQETTFGVSGLLWNSDLVMYDEVTDSRWSQIAATAIQGPRTGHTLELVPSTITTLSDWRGSYPDTQVLRPPPESSTVVGSAAVRDYTRNPYASYDDVDQIGLGENEFDDDRLRPKTRVLGIASDGTARAYSLEAVRAAGGVVEDTVAGTPVVVATGADGTTLHGWRRTVDGRTLSFSATGDGRLAAGDSVWRAATGTAVSGPFEGTRLAPATDTGQLFWFAWAEFHPETTVYGRDG, translated from the coding sequence ATGCACCGCCGCAGCTTCCTCGCCGGTGTCGTCGCCGCCGCGCTCGCCGGCTGTGCCGGCCGCGGCGGCGACGAGACGGCGACACGCACGGACACCGCGACAGCCGCCGCGACGGAGACCGCGACGGAGACCGACACCGCGACACCGCGCGCGGTCTCGGGTGACGTGAGACAGGTCGCGGGCGTCGACCTCCCCGTTCCGGACGAACAGCTGGCGCGGGGCGCGGGGGTGGACTCCATCCCGGCGATCACGGACCCCGAGTTCGGGACAGACTGGTCGGGCGTGTCGGTGACGGTCCGCAGTCGGATGACCGGCGAGGAGGAGACGCGCGAGCCACGACTCCGGGGGGACGACCAGGTCGTCGGTGTCGTCCGCGACGGCGAGGCGCGGGCGTACCCGTTGCGCGTGCTCAACTGGCACGAGGTGGTCAACGACACCTTCGGCGGGCCGTTGCTCGTCACGTTCTGCCCGCTGTGCGGCAGCGGCGTCACCGCGGTCCGCGAGGTAGACGGCCAGGAGACGACGTTCGGCGTCTCCGGTCTCCTGTGGAACTCCGATCTCGTCATGTACGACGAGGTGACGGACAGCCGGTGGAGCCAGATCGCCGCGACGGCGATCCAGGGGCCACGCACCGGCCACACCCTGGAGCTGGTCCCCTCGACGATCACCACGCTGTCGGACTGGCGGGGCAGCTACCCCGACACCCAGGTGTTGCGGCCGCCGCCGGAGTCGAGCACCGTCGTCGGCTCGGCCGCCGTCCGGGACTACACCCGGAACCCGTACGCCTCCTACGACGACGTCGACCAGATCGGGCTCGGCGAAAACGAGTTCGACGACGACCGACTCCGCCCCAAGACACGGGTGCTGGGGATCGCCTCCGACGGCACGGCACGAGCGTACTCGTTGGAGGCGGTCCGGGCGGCCGGCGGCGTCGTGGAAGACACCGTCGCCGGGACGCCAGTCGTCGTGGCGACCGGCGCCGACGGGACGACGCTACACGGCTGGCGCCGGACGGTCGACGGCCGCACGCTGTCCTTCTCGGCGACCGGCGACGGCCGGCTCGCGGCCGGCGACTCCGTCTGGCGTGCCGCGACCGGCACGGCCGTCTCCGGCCCCTTCGAGGGGACGCGACTGGCGCCGGCGACAGACACCGGACAGCTGTTCTGGTTCGCGTGGGCGGAGTTCCACCCGGAGACGACCGTCTACGGACGCGACGGGTAG